The following proteins are co-located in the Billgrantia tianxiuensis genome:
- a CDS encoding LysR family transcriptional regulator, which yields MQPDFNALLTFALVVETGNFTRAAERLGVSKSVVTRRISALEASLNVRLFNRTTHHVMPTDIAVAFHERARRVLDDLDEAVEAVTMASDAPRGLVRIAAPLAFTTMHLMPAIEELLEQYPRFEVQIEQDDRYLDLVAEGFDMAVRIGELKDSSLIARRLAPIRRLVVCSPEYARRHGTPATPRDLLDHDCLIYTNATPAEQWRFLIDGKWESIRATGRFKGNNARMLCDAALRGFGLAALPTFVAGKEIDRGNLEAVLLDYPLRESTLYAVYPPTRRLAAKVRTVVDFLAERFSDQPYWEPQLANPNET from the coding sequence ATGCAGCCCGACTTCAATGCTCTCCTCACCTTTGCTCTGGTCGTGGAAACCGGCAATTTCACGAGAGCCGCCGAGCGGCTTGGTGTATCGAAATCGGTGGTGACTCGCCGCATTTCGGCACTGGAAGCCAGCCTCAACGTACGCCTGTTCAACCGCACGACGCACCACGTCATGCCGACCGATATCGCCGTTGCCTTTCATGAACGGGCCCGTCGCGTACTCGACGACCTCGACGAAGCCGTCGAGGCCGTCACCATGGCCTCCGACGCGCCGCGCGGGCTGGTACGCATCGCGGCTCCCCTCGCCTTTACCACCATGCACTTGATGCCGGCGATAGAGGAACTACTCGAACAGTATCCCCGGTTCGAAGTACAGATCGAGCAGGATGATCGCTACCTGGATCTCGTCGCCGAAGGCTTCGACATGGCCGTTCGCATCGGTGAACTCAAGGATTCGTCGCTGATTGCCCGACGTCTCGCCCCCATCCGTCGACTGGTCGTCTGCAGCCCCGAATACGCACGCCGACATGGCACTCCTGCCACGCCAAGGGACCTTCTCGACCACGATTGCCTTATCTATACCAACGCCACGCCGGCAGAGCAGTGGCGCTTTCTGATCGACGGCAAGTGGGAGTCGATCCGCGCCACGGGGCGGTTCAAGGGTAACAACGCCAGGATGCTGTGTGATGCTGCTCTTCGAGGGTTTGGTCTGGCGGCCCTACCCACCTTTGTGGCGGGGAAGGAAATCGATCGGGGGAATCTCGAGGCAGTGCTGCTGGACTATCCCCTGAGGGAGTCGACCCTCTATGCGGTCTACCCACCGACACGACGCCTGGCAGCCAAGGTGCGCACCGTGGTCGATTTCCTCGCCGAACGCTTCTCCGATCAGCCGTACTGGGAACCGCAACTCGCTAATCCGAATGAAACTTGA
- the wrbA gene encoding NAD(P)H:quinone oxidoreductase has product MANVLVLYYSSYGHIETMAYAVAEGVREAGSQVTIKRVPELVPLEVARSAEYKLDQAAPIASVEELADYDAIIFGTPTRYGNMTAQMKNFLDQTGALWFAGKFIGKVGSVFTSSGSQHGGQESTILTFQTVLLHLGMVIVGLPYSFEGQMGMDEILGGSPYGAATISGADDGRQPSATELEGARFQGRHVASIATKLASEGGSNE; this is encoded by the coding sequence ATGGCCAATGTTCTGGTGCTTTACTATTCCTCCTACGGGCACATCGAAACGATGGCATATGCCGTCGCGGAGGGGGTTCGAGAAGCCGGCAGCCAGGTCACGATCAAGCGCGTTCCCGAGCTGGTGCCGCTGGAAGTGGCGCGCTCGGCGGAATACAAGCTCGACCAGGCGGCGCCGATTGCATCGGTCGAGGAGCTTGCGGACTACGATGCCATCATTTTCGGTACACCGACCCGATACGGAAACATGACGGCGCAAATGAAAAATTTCCTCGATCAGACGGGGGCGTTGTGGTTTGCGGGGAAGTTCATCGGCAAGGTCGGGTCGGTTTTTACCTCCTCCGGTTCCCAGCACGGCGGCCAGGAATCGACGATTCTCACCTTTCAAACGGTACTGCTACATCTGGGAATGGTGATCGTCGGGCTGCCATACAGCTTCGAGGGACAGATGGGCATGGATGAGATTCTCGGCGGCTCTCCCTATGGCGCTGCCACCATTTCGGGGGCGGATGATGGCCGCCAGCCTTCGGCTACCGAGTTGGAGGGCGCGAGGTTTCAAGGACGGCATGTGGCAAGCATTGCCACGAAGCTGGCGAGCGAAGGAGGATCGAATGAATGA
- a CDS encoding glutathione S-transferase family protein yields the protein MNDRLTRILSARATRTESQGRQVVAASEFRHSISKQDGAAFPPERSRYHLFVSHACPFSHYVLIARALKRLQGIVSVSRVAPHQDERGWRFDPPDPVSQAETLADIYLRADPAYSGKVTVPVLWDKLSETIVSNDSGDIFRMLDSAFKGLTRGVPQLRPPELAEEIDTVSAFIRESVNHSVYRAGFAAGQWDYDRAVAELFEALDILEATFPDEDWLLGSQLTEVDARLFVTLIRFDAVYYTHFKCNWRHAYEYPRLWSFARRFYSLPGVAETVRMDDIVSHYYLSHQAINPAGIVPKGPDVIGRLSLSAY from the coding sequence ATGAATGACCGACTCACTCGGATCCTCAGTGCCAGAGCAACCCGGACGGAGTCGCAGGGGCGGCAGGTGGTGGCAGCGAGTGAATTTCGCCACTCGATATCGAAGCAGGATGGGGCGGCCTTTCCCCCGGAGCGGAGCCGTTATCACCTGTTCGTCTCCCATGCGTGTCCTTTCTCGCACTACGTATTGATCGCACGTGCCCTGAAGCGACTTCAGGGCATCGTGTCGGTGAGCCGTGTCGCCCCTCATCAGGATGAGCGAGGTTGGCGGTTCGACCCCCCGGACCCGGTATCGCAGGCCGAAACCCTTGCGGATATCTACTTGCGTGCTGACCCGGCTTACAGTGGCAAGGTGACGGTGCCCGTTCTATGGGACAAGCTCTCAGAGACGATCGTCAGCAATGATTCGGGCGATATCTTCCGAATGCTGGATTCAGCATTCAAGGGCCTGACCCGGGGCGTCCCGCAGCTTCGTCCTCCTGAGCTTGCCGAGGAAATCGACACGGTCAGCGCCTTCATCCGAGAGAGCGTCAATCACAGCGTCTATCGTGCCGGTTTCGCAGCAGGACAGTGGGATTATGATCGAGCCGTTGCAGAGCTCTTCGAGGCACTGGATATTCTGGAGGCGACATTTCCGGATGAAGACTGGCTACTGGGAAGCCAACTGACGGAAGTCGATGCACGCCTCTTCGTCACGCTGATTCGCTTCGATGCGGTCTATTACACGCACTTCAAATGCAATTGGCGTCATGCCTACGAGTATCCACGGCTGTGGTCCTTTGCCCGACGCTTCTATTCGTTGCCGGGGGTCGCCGAGACGGTTCGCATGGACGACATCGTCAGCCACTACTATCTCAGCCATCAGGCCATCAATCCTGCCGGTATCGTGCCGAAAGGCCCTGACGTGATCGGCCGGCTGAGCCTGTCTGCGTATTGA
- the narL gene encoding two-component system response regulator NarL has product MGQSVSETPASILIIDDHPLLRRGVAQLLELEDDLELVGDTGEPAQGVRLAAELDPDMILLDLNMPGMDGIQTLKALREAGYAGRIVMFTVSDHEDDLVAALRGGADGYLLKDMEPEEMVRQLRQAALGRMVVSESLTALLAEALRNQRSAPTTPDIHSLTQREREILRELAAGLSNKLIARKLDISEGTVKVHVKHLLKKLNLRSRVEAAVWAVQEGLE; this is encoded by the coding sequence ATGGGCCAGTCAGTGAGCGAGACCCCCGCCAGTATCCTGATCATCGACGACCACCCGCTGCTGCGCCGTGGCGTCGCCCAACTGCTCGAACTGGAAGACGATCTCGAGCTGGTCGGCGACACCGGCGAGCCGGCTCAAGGCGTGCGCCTGGCCGCCGAGCTCGACCCCGACATGATCCTGCTCGACCTCAACATGCCGGGCATGGACGGTATCCAGACGCTCAAGGCGCTGCGCGAGGCGGGCTACGCCGGACGCATCGTGATGTTCACCGTCTCCGACCACGAGGATGACCTGGTGGCGGCCCTGCGCGGCGGCGCCGACGGCTACCTGCTCAAGGACATGGAGCCCGAGGAGATGGTGCGCCAGCTGCGCCAGGCCGCGCTGGGTCGCATGGTGGTGAGCGAAAGCCTTACCGCCCTGCTCGCCGAGGCGCTGCGCAACCAGCGCTCGGCGCCGACCACCCCGGACATCCACAGCCTGACCCAGCGCGAACGGGAGATCCTGCGCGAGCTGGCCGCCGGCCTCTCCAACAAACTCATTGCGCGCAAGCTCGACATCTCCGAGGGCACGGTGAAGGTGCACGTGAAACACCTGCTGAAGAAGCTAAATCTGCGCTCGCGGGTCGAGGCCGCGGTATGGGCCGTGCAGGAGGGGCTGGAATAA
- a CDS encoding histidine kinase: MKLLQRSLVARIVASLLAISAMALISIVVTMAVAGGSRGDAAAINVAGSLRMNTYQIVAALQRYERTPSMEHQAAVHVLKRRFEERLASDELTSAIPVSEAHELRRQYRLVLASWHNELAPEVNEAVDSRTVNIESLNRTLDGLVNEIDLMVSQLEQNSEAKIRLLSALQILFLGLTAVVVAIALYDIRHNLVTPLRQLMVLAREAAQRNFSLRTQLKGSDELAMLGHTFDTMSEELGASYADLEARVKRKTQELERSSKVMQTLHDGSRSLYGGGNDLCASAAPMLRQVAELLDIGPIRLSLNDPHDNRQIPVLATHAARRPDFCRDHDCHACLISPRPLRLSDTEEGDCVLLPVSVGDEMLGTLEVWHPKEQRLSDSVRRLLNALADQLATAVYLQRRIEEEQQVSLMNERTIIARELHDSLAQSLSYLKMQVARLERMQAKDAPKEMQAAVFDELRTGLNSAYRQLRELLTTFRLKLEGPGLQTALLQTTEEFSERMGAPVELHFDVPPHLLNPNEEIHMLQIAREALSNIHKHAQAHWAAVSVKFHEARILLRIEDDGVGLENDDSPPMHYGLVIMRDRAHTLSGELKLSNRTEGGTCVEVVFTPQTARLITRQPAAESTLHDQGN, encoded by the coding sequence ATGAAACTGCTGCAACGTTCCCTCGTGGCCCGCATCGTCGCCTCACTGCTGGCGATCAGCGCCATGGCTCTTATCAGCATCGTGGTGACCATGGCCGTTGCCGGCGGCAGCCGGGGCGATGCCGCGGCGATCAACGTCGCCGGCTCGCTGCGCATGAACACTTATCAGATCGTGGCCGCCCTGCAGCGTTACGAGCGGACTCCCTCCATGGAGCACCAGGCGGCGGTACACGTGCTCAAGCGCCGCTTCGAGGAGCGCCTGGCCAGCGATGAATTGACCAGCGCCATCCCTGTCTCCGAGGCTCACGAACTGCGTCGCCAATACCGCCTGGTACTGGCAAGCTGGCACAACGAACTGGCCCCGGAGGTCAACGAAGCCGTCGACAGCCGCACGGTGAACATCGAATCGCTCAATCGCACCCTGGACGGGCTGGTGAACGAGATCGACCTGATGGTCTCCCAGCTCGAGCAGAACAGCGAGGCCAAGATCCGCCTGCTCAGCGCCCTGCAGATCCTGTTCCTCGGCCTGACGGCGGTAGTCGTGGCCATCGCGCTGTATGATATCCGCCACAACCTGGTAACCCCGCTGCGCCAGTTGATGGTACTGGCGCGAGAAGCCGCGCAGCGCAACTTCTCCCTGCGCACCCAGCTCAAGGGCAGCGACGAACTGGCCATGCTCGGCCATACCTTCGACACCATGTCCGAGGAGCTGGGCGCGAGCTACGCCGACCTCGAGGCACGGGTGAAACGCAAGACCCAGGAGCTGGAGCGCAGCAGCAAGGTCATGCAGACGCTCCACGACGGCAGCCGCTCACTCTACGGCGGCGGCAACGACCTGTGCGCCAGCGCCGCACCCATGCTGCGCCAAGTGGCGGAACTCCTCGATATCGGCCCCATCCGGCTGTCGCTCAACGATCCGCACGACAATCGCCAGATTCCCGTCCTCGCCACTCACGCCGCGCGACGCCCGGACTTTTGCCGTGACCACGACTGCCACGCCTGCCTGATCTCCCCACGCCCTCTGCGTCTCTCTGACACCGAAGAGGGCGACTGCGTGCTGCTACCGGTCAGCGTGGGCGACGAGATGCTGGGTACCCTGGAGGTGTGGCATCCCAAGGAGCAGCGCCTCTCCGACAGCGTGCGTCGGCTGCTCAACGCCTTGGCCGACCAGCTGGCCACGGCAGTCTACCTGCAGCGACGCATCGAGGAGGAGCAGCAGGTCTCGCTGATGAACGAGCGCACCATCATTGCCCGCGAGCTGCACGACTCCCTGGCCCAGTCGCTCTCCTACCTGAAGATGCAGGTGGCAAGGCTGGAGCGCATGCAGGCCAAGGATGCCCCCAAGGAGATGCAGGCGGCGGTGTTCGACGAGCTGCGCACCGGGCTCAACAGCGCCTACCGCCAGCTACGCGAGCTGCTCACCACCTTCCGCCTCAAGCTCGAGGGGCCCGGACTTCAGACCGCCCTGCTGCAGACCACCGAAGAGTTCTCCGAGCGCATGGGCGCGCCGGTGGAGCTGCACTTCGACGTGCCGCCCCATCTGCTCAACCCCAATGAAGAGATCCACATGCTGCAGATCGCCCGAGAGGCGCTGAGCAACATTCACAAGCACGCCCAGGCGCACTGGGCCGCCGTCAGCGTAAAGTTCCACGAAGCCCGCATCCTGCTACGCATCGAGGACGACGGTGTGGGCCTGGAGAACGACGACTCGCCGCCCATGCACTATGGCCTCGTCATCATGCGCGACCGGGCCCACACTCTGAGCGGCGAGCTGAAGCTCTCCAACCGCACCGAGGGCGGCACTTGCGTGGAAGTGGTCTTCACGCCCCAGACGGCGCGCCTGATCACCCGCCAGCCGGCTGCCGAATCCACCCTTCACGACCAAGGAAACTGA
- a CDS encoding MFS transporter encodes MTHVGKLQAPGQHVDYRSLVVVLLSPLAFALVFASWTIFAVLGVELKRVLLFGEVQFAMLLAMPMFTGALASLPMALLARRVGGRRVMIGCLLLICPLLWGIAHSDVYLEFLLAGAGLGLGAGSLAAGLVYVASLCPRRHAGLALGLYGAGMLGAGLTYFLLPLISQAYGWPMAPKLYLMPMLLVALLLWVFAEDAPSAALPAVPDYLVGFEPRPERALALRRWLPSPAVCRLALYYSFFYGAFVALALWLPGYLAAQYQLSLKLAALWALAFTLPGGVGQIVGGALADRRDFRDLRWWVSACVMVCLFLLSYPDFSMQIHGVHGDIALAFSMPLGGFTALLAVMGLAMGVGKGSLMRLLHRDHGDDMAHAGGLALTLGGLFAAVLPLMFVLGNEWIGIRTAGFMFLYAALAVCMLLMLWDANAGKGKARPRQAD; translated from the coding sequence ATGACCCATGTTGGGAAGCTCCAGGCGCCGGGGCAGCATGTCGACTATCGCTCGCTGGTGGTCGTGCTGCTCTCGCCGCTGGCCTTTGCGCTGGTGTTCGCCAGCTGGACCATCTTCGCCGTGCTGGGCGTCGAGCTGAAGCGCGTGCTGCTGTTCGGCGAAGTGCAGTTCGCCATGTTGCTGGCCATGCCGATGTTCACCGGTGCGCTGGCTTCGCTGCCGATGGCGCTGCTGGCGCGTCGTGTGGGCGGCCGGCGAGTGATGATCGGCTGTCTGCTGCTGATTTGCCCGTTGCTGTGGGGCATTGCCCATTCGGATGTCTACCTGGAGTTCCTGCTGGCCGGTGCCGGGCTGGGGCTGGGTGCCGGTTCGCTGGCTGCCGGCCTGGTCTACGTCGCCTCGCTGTGCCCGCGGCGCCACGCTGGATTGGCGCTGGGGCTCTACGGTGCCGGCATGCTGGGGGCGGGGCTCACCTACTTCCTGCTGCCCTTGATCAGCCAGGCCTACGGCTGGCCCATGGCACCCAAGCTTTACCTCATGCCGATGCTACTGGTGGCCCTGCTGCTGTGGGTATTCGCCGAGGATGCGCCGAGCGCGGCGCTGCCCGCCGTGCCCGACTATCTCGTCGGATTCGAGCCCAGGCCCGAACGCGCCCTAGCGCTGCGACGATGGCTACCTTCGCCGGCAGTGTGCCGCCTGGCGCTCTACTACAGCTTCTTCTACGGCGCCTTCGTGGCGCTGGCGCTGTGGTTGCCGGGGTATCTGGCGGCGCAGTATCAGCTTTCGCTCAAGCTGGCCGCACTGTGGGCGCTGGCCTTCACCCTGCCGGGCGGCGTCGGTCAGATCGTCGGCGGGGCGCTGGCCGATCGGCGCGACTTCCGCGACCTGCGCTGGTGGGTCAGCGCCTGCGTGATGGTGTGCCTATTCCTGCTCTCCTATCCGGACTTCAGCATGCAGATCCACGGCGTGCACGGCGATATCGCGCTCGCCTTTTCCATGCCGCTGGGTGGCTTCACCGCGCTGCTCGCGGTCATGGGGCTGGCCATGGGGGTCGGCAAGGGCAGCCTGATGCGCCTGCTGCATCGCGACCACGGCGACGACATGGCCCACGCCGGCGGGCTGGCGCTGACCCTGGGCGGGTTGTTCGCCGCTGTGCTGCCGTTGATGTTCGTGCTCGGCAACGAATGGATCGGCATCCGTACCGCCGGCTTCATGTTCCTCTACGCCGCGCTGGCGGTGTGCATGCTGCTGATGCTGTGGGATGCCAATGCCGGTAAGGGCAAGGCTCGCCCCCGCCAGGCGGACTAA
- a CDS encoding BCCT family transporter — protein MKHDYLTTLASVLTVGALLGAITLFPAQFEVGLELAKTQVIGNFGFLFTYPAFAASLFFLVAAVTPLGRLRFGEGPPEFSTPSWLGMLFSTGMGIALLTWGVSEPRYHVEAGMSSHEALLTAFNHWGLLAWVGYLGVGVMFAHALYNLNITKPAERLLGNGFLSHLNLVSLVVATVIGLSLTFSYASTPLRQALADGLGLEVSNAAMILTLAAFAILSSVSGLQRGIKWLSNYNSVFALTLMLAVFVLTFPAEILKQFTLLLPEYLVRYPAMATDIGLGDPERKAWLADWLYAFEASWYGWFIFTGVFIARISKGRTLRELVLGILIVPTLLTCFWFVTFGLAGLEADVEDVFQLVRGLDTSGILSLVLLLNILLFFVTSADSAGLVCEMLTAKRTRIFWILAMATLAIVIGWLGGDVYRVILTLISVTAIPVAIGIFALTFGFLRRVLPRRAAGLEQSRD, from the coding sequence ATGAAACACGATTATCTGACCACCCTCGCCTCGGTACTCACCGTCGGCGCCCTGCTCGGCGCCATCACCCTCTTCCCCGCCCAGTTCGAGGTCGGCCTAGAGCTGGCCAAGACCCAGGTGATCGGCAACTTCGGCTTCCTCTTCACCTACCCGGCCTTCGCCGCCTCGCTGTTCTTCCTGGTGGCCGCCGTCACTCCCCTGGGCCGCCTGCGCTTCGGCGAGGGGCCTCCGGAGTTCTCCACCCCCAGTTGGCTGGGCATGCTGTTCTCCACCGGCATGGGCATCGCCCTGCTCACCTGGGGCGTCAGCGAGCCGCGCTACCACGTCGAGGCGGGCATGAGTTCCCACGAGGCGCTGCTCACCGCCTTCAACCACTGGGGCCTCCTGGCCTGGGTCGGCTACCTGGGGGTGGGGGTGATGTTCGCTCACGCGCTCTACAACCTGAATATCACCAAGCCCGCCGAGCGCCTGCTGGGGAATGGCTTCCTCAGCCACCTCAACCTGGTGAGCCTGGTGGTGGCCACGGTGATCGGCCTGTCGCTGACCTTCTCCTACGCCAGCACGCCGCTGCGCCAGGCGCTGGCCGACGGGCTCGGCCTGGAGGTGAGCAACGCCGCCATGATCCTGACCCTGGCCGCCTTCGCCATCCTCTCCTCGGTCTCGGGGCTCCAGCGCGGCATCAAGTGGCTGAGCAACTACAACAGCGTCTTCGCCCTGACACTGATGCTGGCGGTCTTCGTGCTCACCTTCCCCGCGGAGATCCTCAAGCAGTTCACCCTGCTGCTGCCGGAGTACCTGGTGCGCTATCCGGCCATGGCCACCGATATCGGCCTCGGCGACCCCGAGCGCAAGGCCTGGCTGGCCGACTGGCTTTACGCCTTCGAGGCCTCCTGGTACGGCTGGTTCATCTTCACCGGGGTCTTCATCGCGCGCATCTCCAAGGGCCGCACCCTGCGCGAGCTGGTGCTGGGCATCCTGATCGTGCCCACCCTGCTGACCTGCTTCTGGTTCGTCACCTTCGGCCTGGCCGGGCTCGAGGCCGACGTCGAGGACGTCTTCCAACTGGTGCGCGGCCTCGACACCAGCGGGATCCTGTCGCTGGTGCTACTGCTCAATATCCTGCTGTTCTTCGTTACCAGCGCCGACTCGGCGGGCCTGGTGTGCGAGATGCTCACCGCCAAGCGCACGCGAATCTTCTGGATCCTGGCCATGGCCACCCTGGCCATCGTCATCGGCTGGCTGGGCGGCGACGTCTACCGGGTGATCCTGACCCTGATCTCGGTCACTGCCATTCCGGTGGCAATCGGCATCTTCGCCCTCACCTTCGGCTTCCTGCGCCGCGTGCTGCCGCGGCGCGCGGCCGGCCTCGAGCAGTCGCGGGACTAG
- a CDS encoding alpha/beta hydrolase: MDIEAFIRRFAAGLSDLEGVPLAVARPRYEALCASFAPPDPAGMRVEDSACGGVVVRRFLPDSAKPGTVLFVHGGGFTLGSVTSHHGVAASLAQSLGRKVVSVDYRLAPEADYAAMLADCRAVAKAIAPIALVGDSAGGRLVLDLAGTWTQTRADTVPPLGLIYPPLGAPDAAEPGPDAPLLSRAEVLQLGQWVAPLPLSPAMPPASLVEVLAVEHDPLTRPLEAAVAAWRRQGARVGYRCAPGMVHAALHAQAHLPAMGKAWQAFCRALAGHLA, from the coding sequence ATGGATATCGAGGCCTTTATCCGGCGCTTCGCCGCAGGATTGAGCGATCTGGAGGGCGTGCCCCTGGCAGTGGCGCGCCCGCGCTACGAGGCCCTCTGCGCCAGCTTCGCCCCACCCGATCCAGCGGGAATGCGGGTCGAGGACAGCGCCTGCGGCGGCGTGGTGGTGCGTCGTTTTCTGCCCGATAGCGCCAAGCCCGGTACGGTACTCTTCGTGCATGGCGGCGGCTTTACCCTCGGCTCGGTGACGAGCCACCACGGGGTAGCGGCAAGCCTCGCCCAATCCCTGGGCCGCAAGGTGGTCAGCGTCGACTATCGCCTGGCCCCGGAGGCCGACTACGCGGCCATGCTCGCCGACTGCCGGGCGGTGGCCAAAGCCATCGCCCCCATCGCCCTGGTGGGCGATAGTGCCGGCGGCCGGCTGGTACTGGACCTGGCCGGGACTTGGACCCAGACCCGGGCGGACACCGTGCCGCCCCTGGGACTGATCTATCCCCCACTGGGCGCCCCCGATGCGGCCGAGCCGGGCCCGGATGCCCCGTTGCTGTCCCGGGCCGAGGTCCTCCAGTTGGGCCAGTGGGTGGCCCCCCTGCCACTCTCCCCGGCCATGCCCCCGGCGTCCCTGGTCGAGGTGCTGGCGGTGGAGCACGACCCCCTGACCCGTCCCCTCGAAGCCGCCGTGGCCGCCTGGCGCCGCCAGGGCGCCCGAGTCGGCTATCGCTGCGCGCCCGGCATGGTGCACGCCGCCCTCCACGCTCAGGCCCACCTCCCCGCCATGGGCAAGGCCTGGCAGGCGTTCTGTCGGGCCCTGGCCGGCCATCTGGCATAA
- a CDS encoding thioesterase family protein, protein MQILETRVAPAWVDYNGHMNDAEYARVLSLAVEALMDHIGLDAAGRDRHRYTLYTLETHLCYRREAHEGQPLRVTLTLLDRDAKRLHVFFEMQDAEGNLLATSEQMLMGVSRESSRPDAFPPAVAETIAALPQAKPGAWPALAGRTISIRR, encoded by the coding sequence ATGCAGATTCTGGAAACCCGCGTCGCCCCGGCGTGGGTCGACTACAACGGCCATATGAACGATGCCGAATACGCCAGGGTCTTGTCCCTGGCGGTGGAGGCGCTGATGGATCATATCGGCCTGGACGCCGCCGGCCGCGATCGCCACCGCTATACGCTCTACACCCTGGAAACCCATCTCTGCTATCGCCGCGAGGCCCACGAAGGCCAGCCGCTGCGGGTCACGCTGACCCTGCTCGACCGCGACGCCAAGCGGCTGCATGTCTTCTTCGAGATGCAGGACGCCGAAGGCAACCTGCTGGCCACCAGCGAGCAGATGCTGATGGGCGTGAGCCGCGAGAGCAGCCGCCCCGACGCTTTCCCTCCCGCCGTGGCCGAGACCATCGCCGCGCTGCCCCAGGCCAAGCCCGGTGCCTGGCCGGCGCTCGCCGGGCGCACCATCAGCATAAGGCGCTGA